In the Chroococcidiopsis sp. SAG 2025 genome, one interval contains:
- a CDS encoding response regulator, translated as MVSRVDNFKRGLILAVEDGADDLELIIQVLELMGFPLITATDGRTSIAMAQQHQPDLILLDMVLPDMSGLEVAQRLKQDSRTAEIPIIAVTAMVSKEQKERCLSAGCVDFIAKPYDIEFLETVIKRYLS; from the coding sequence GTGGTGAGTCGCGTTGACAATTTCAAACGAGGATTAATCCTAGCAGTTGAAGATGGTGCGGACGACTTAGAATTAATTATCCAGGTATTGGAGTTGATGGGCTTTCCACTCATCACCGCTACTGATGGTCGGACTTCAATAGCTATGGCACAGCAACACCAACCCGACTTGATTTTGTTGGATATGGTGCTACCTGATATGAGTGGTTTAGAGGTTGCTCAGCGTCTTAAGCAAGATTCTCGGACAGCAGAAATACCCATCATTGCCGTGACTGCTATGGTTTCAAAAGAACAGAAAGAAAGATGTTTGTCAGCGGGTTGTGTTGACTTCATTGCAAAACCTTACGATATTGAATTTTTGGAAACAGTGATTAAACGCTATCTTTCCTAA
- a CDS encoding terminase gpP N-terminus-related DNA-binding protein has product MQNKHIFDAMTEPQQLDERHLRAAELYAQGLSNLAIGREIGVSQETIRKWAIASEFKEEVRRIRERSVEETVGILATVGRKSADTLLEMLGRENLSDREKLTAIKLGLEFMFKGIEAINVVTELAELKEMVGRLSDDDTGSNL; this is encoded by the coding sequence TTGCAAAATAAGCACATTTTTGATGCCATGACCGAGCCACAGCAATTAGATGAGAGACACCTTAGAGCGGCAGAATTATACGCTCAGGGGCTATCTAACTTGGCTATTGGGAGGGAGATAGGCGTATCGCAGGAAACAATCAGAAAGTGGGCAATTGCTAGCGAGTTTAAAGAGGAAGTAAGGCGGATTAGGGAGCGGTCAGTAGAAGAGACTGTAGGCATTCTTGCCACAGTGGGGAGGAAATCAGCTGACACGTTGCTTGAGATGTTGGGGCGTGAGAACCTTTCTGACCGAGAGAAGTTGACTGCTATCAAGTTGGGGCTGGAGTTCATGTTTAAGGGGATTGAAGCCATTAACGTTGTTACTGAATTAGCCGAACTAAAAGAGATGGTAGGGAGGTTGTCAGATGACGACACTGGCTCAAATCTCTAG
- a CDS encoding IS701 family transposase: MLDTSNVFLTGVALEALSQWSSRLKAFQQKLGKHFARSEARLAAYDYIQALLSPVERKNGWQMAEQVGYSNPYRFQHLLGRAQWNADAVCAEIRKYAVEHLKSETDILAIDETGFLKQGEQSVGVQVQYYGTTGHLENCQVGVFMSYISDKGHTLIDRRLYLPRTWSEDQSKRKKGAVPKSITFATKPQLAQQMLESAFKDGIRPAWFVADEVYGNDGSLWWWLEKTAKQPYILTVSKKQPVVIGWQRYQAQELLPQPDSQLWQRLSCGAGSKGERYYDWAKVPVNCDRSDGFQRWLLFRRSLEHPEDPRVSYYQVFAKSDTTLETMVQIAGQRWRIEECFKFAKDQLGLGEYEVRSWHGWHRHITLVLAAQIFLTVLRHSCEPAIHSSTPPLPLVTTGSLTAFKAARGLLSD; this comes from the coding sequence ATGCTTGATACATCCAACGTGTTTTTAACAGGTGTTGCATTAGAAGCGCTCTCCCAATGGAGCAGTAGATTGAAAGCGTTTCAGCAAAAACTGGGAAAGCACTTCGCTCGTTCTGAAGCACGTCTTGCAGCGTATGACTATATCCAGGCACTACTAAGCCCAGTTGAGCGGAAGAATGGATGGCAAATGGCAGAACAGGTAGGGTATAGCAATCCCTATCGCTTCCAACATTTACTAGGACGGGCGCAGTGGAACGCGGACGCAGTGTGTGCAGAAATTAGAAAGTATGCAGTGGAGCATTTGAAGAGTGAAACAGATATTTTGGCAATTGATGAAACAGGTTTTCTGAAGCAAGGAGAGCAGTCAGTAGGCGTACAGGTGCAGTATTATGGCACAACTGGACATTTGGAGAATTGCCAGGTAGGTGTGTTCATGTCCTACATTAGCGACAAAGGACATACGTTGATCGATCGCCGTTTGTATCTACCGCGCACATGGAGTGAAGATCAAAGCAAACGTAAGAAGGGAGCAGTTCCAAAATCAATCACATTTGCGACTAAACCTCAACTAGCACAACAGATGTTGGAATCAGCTTTTAAAGACGGAATACGTCCCGCCTGGTTTGTTGCTGATGAGGTTTATGGCAACGATGGTTCATTGTGGTGGTGGCTGGAAAAGACTGCTAAACAACCGTATATACTCACGGTCAGCAAGAAGCAGCCTGTAGTTATTGGCTGGCAACGTTATCAAGCCCAAGAACTGTTACCTCAGCCGGACAGCCAGCTGTGGCAACGTCTTAGCTGTGGAGCTGGCAGTAAGGGAGAAAGATACTATGACTGGGCGAAAGTGCCAGTTAATTGTGACAGATCAGATGGTTTTCAACGTTGGTTATTGTTCCGCCGCTCTCTAGAACACCCTGAAGATCCTCGCGTCAGCTACTATCAAGTATTTGCTAAGAGCGATACTACCCTAGAAACGATGGTTCAAATCGCCGGGCAAAGGTGGCGGATTGAGGAGTGCTTTAAATTTGCTAAAGACCAGCTAGGTTTAGGAGAGTACGAAGTTCGTTCCTGGCATGGTTGGCATCGACACATCACCCTCGTCCTGGCTGCTCAAATATTTCTCACCGTCTTACGACACTCTTGTGAGCCTGCTATTCACTCCTCTACCCCCCCTTTACCTCTAGTAACAACTGGCAGTCTAACTGCGTTCAAAGCGGCACGAGGTTTATTGTCCGACTAA
- a CDS encoding tape measure protein, with amino-acid sequence MPKIASVSIDVKLNLDPAKRQVTEFGHSGGRIAGGQFERGFSDHLRSATPRINSVMTGVFQGVGIQLAQIGLDAGKKFGDAFSSSIATSVNFEKLNRTLQVVTGSTTAAARELAYVGEVTKRLSLPIEETTRGYIQMTAAAKGTILEGEGVRQIFTGIAAASKTLGLSSAETSRALNAVQQMISKGKISAEELRQQLGEVMPGAFQQFAKSLGVSTQELDKLLEDGKVGIDSLIYFAAQLNKEFGHTAEAY; translated from the coding sequence ATGCCTAAGATAGCTAGCGTATCAATTGATGTCAAGTTAAACCTAGACCCTGCCAAACGCCAAGTAACTGAATTTGGACACAGTGGTGGTCGAATAGCTGGGGGACAGTTTGAACGTGGGTTTAGCGACCACTTACGCAGTGCTACACCACGTATCAACTCAGTGATGACTGGCGTGTTCCAGGGTGTGGGGATTCAGCTAGCTCAAATAGGCTTAGATGCAGGTAAAAAGTTTGGTGATGCTTTCTCCAGTAGTATCGCCACATCTGTTAACTTTGAAAAACTCAATCGAACCCTACAAGTTGTAACAGGTAGTACTACTGCTGCTGCAAGAGAATTGGCTTATGTGGGTGAAGTAACCAAACGTTTGAGTTTGCCTATTGAAGAAACCACACGCGGCTACATTCAAATGACTGCTGCTGCTAAAGGGACGATATTGGAGGGGGAAGGAGTACGACAAATCTTCACTGGTATTGCTGCTGCATCTAAGACGTTAGGACTGTCTAGCGCGGAGACTAGTAGGGCGTTAAATGCCGTTCAGCAGATGATATCTAAGGGTAAAATCTCTGCTGAGGAATTACGACAGCAACTGGGTGAAGTCATGCCTGGTGCATTCCAACAATTTGCTAAGTCTTTGGGTGTTAGCACTCAAGAGTTAGACAAGTTACTGGAAGACGGCAAGGTTGGAATTGACTCGCTCATCTACTTTGCTGCACAACTCAACAAAGAATTTGGTCATACGGCTGAAGCCTATTGA
- the istB gene encoding IS21-like element helper ATPase IstB, with amino-acid sequence MSPNNSQITAIETLGFLLKTLKLPHMNNHWQELERQALAGGWSHAQFLLALCESEATQRYQARVQRALKDAHLPPGKAFSNFDFSHCPSLNQPSIMQLAQDRTWLKRGENLLLFGPSGVGKTHLAAAVGRSLVELGARVKFLGATTAVQLLQAAKANLQLQSALLKLDKYDLLILDDISYVKKSEVETSVLFELIAHRYELKSLMITANHPFSAWDEIFTDSTMTVAAVDRLVHHAVILEILAPSFRQQAALQRSSSTDQKQPK; translated from the coding sequence ATGTCCCCCAACAACAGCCAAATAACAGCCATCGAGACTCTGGGCTTCCTACTCAAAACACTCAAACTGCCCCACATGAACAACCATTGGCAAGAGTTGGAGCGTCAGGCTCTGGCTGGGGGCTGGTCACACGCTCAATTCTTGCTAGCACTGTGCGAATCCGAGGCAACACAACGTTATCAAGCGCGAGTGCAACGCGCCCTCAAAGATGCCCACCTGCCACCAGGAAAAGCTTTTTCCAACTTTGACTTCAGCCATTGCCCCAGCTTAAATCAGCCTAGCATCATGCAACTGGCTCAGGACAGAACTTGGTTGAAGCGGGGTGAGAATCTGCTGCTGTTCGGTCCTTCTGGAGTCGGGAAAACTCACTTAGCTGCTGCTGTCGGTCGCAGTTTGGTAGAACTGGGTGCACGAGTCAAGTTTCTGGGTGCCACCACAGCCGTGCAACTGCTACAAGCGGCGAAAGCCAACTTACAACTGCAATCAGCTTTACTCAAGCTCGATAAGTACGATCTGCTGATTCTTGATGACATTAGCTATGTCAAAAAGTCGGAAGTGGAAACATCAGTGTTGTTTGAGTTAATTGCTCACCGCTACGAACTCAAAAGCTTGATGATTACTGCCAATCACCCTTTCAGTGCTTGGGATGAAATTTTTACCGACTCTACTATGACCGTTGCTGCTGTAGATCGCTTGGTACATCATGCTGTCATTCTCGAAATCCTTGCACCCAGTTTTCGTCAACAAGCGGCTCTACAACGCTCTTCTTCTACTGACCAAAAGCAACCAAAATAA
- a CDS encoding AAA family ATPase: MATLIPNDPLAYELAYAVATGGEFLGERVPQGRVLLFQIERPNKNLRRLIKRGFSSDLLKSSVRVLTKYSPELLEQELAADDYTLVIIDSLTAINVDSGVSEWSKEYADPIYKMQPHIEKANATCIIIHHLNKSNEAQGVRQLRGSSAIPGAVWRCLVLKHVLKQDPYNKKKFVIDPNETHRTLELVGLQDAGGAALDIELDIENNSWFNHGEVGVSKEVVEARRTMKERILNILWHNYPNPLSGMKCQLS; the protein is encoded by the coding sequence ATGGCAACACTCATACCAAATGACCCACTAGCTTACGAATTAGCATATGCCGTAGCAACTGGAGGAGAATTCTTAGGGGAGCGGGTTCCACAGGGTAGGGTATTGTTATTTCAGATAGAGCGACCGAATAAAAACTTACGACGCTTAATTAAACGGGGATTTTCCAGCGATTTGCTAAAGTCTTCCGTAAGAGTACTCACGAAGTACAGCCCAGAACTACTAGAGCAGGAGTTAGCAGCAGACGACTACACCCTCGTCATCATCGATTCGCTTACAGCAATTAACGTCGATTCTGGGGTGTCAGAGTGGAGCAAAGAGTATGCTGACCCAATCTATAAAATGCAGCCGCATATCGAAAAAGCTAACGCGACCTGCATCATCATCCACCATTTGAATAAAAGTAATGAAGCACAAGGAGTGCGGCAGCTAAGAGGTTCTTCTGCCATTCCTGGTGCTGTTTGGAGATGCTTGGTATTGAAGCACGTTCTAAAACAAGACCCCTATAACAAGAAGAAATTTGTCATCGACCCGAACGAGACGCATAGAACATTGGAGCTGGTAGGGCTTCAAGATGCTGGAGGAGCGGCATTAGACATCGAACTTGACATTGAAAACAATTCCTGGTTCAACCACGGGGAGGTAGGAGTATCAAAGGAAGTTGTAGAAGCTCGGCGCACGATGAAGGAGCGTATACTAAACATTTTGTGGCATAACTACCCAAATCCATTATCAGGTATGAAATGTCAACTATCTTGA
- a CDS encoding helix-turn-helix domain-containing protein translates to MTRQKKAPLRPLSDEEQTDLKKLSRSQSQSSASVMRAKAILAVALGADYTSAAQLVGLRCGDTVSKWVSRFNVEGLAALQPRHGGGAVVQYSEPEKQRILSEFQRQPERQKEGTATWSVATLQRALRQAPDGLTQISTYTIWQVLKEAGYSWQKSRSWLKTGQVKRIRKGKLVVVTDPDTVAKKN, encoded by the coding sequence ATGACACGGCAAAAAAAAGCACCTTTGCGACCGTTAAGTGATGAAGAACAAACCGACTTGAAAAAACTGAGCCGTTCTCAATCCCAATCATCTGCTAGTGTCATGCGGGCCAAAGCGATTCTAGCCGTGGCTCTTGGGGCTGATTACACGAGTGCAGCGCAGTTAGTAGGATTACGCTGTGGTGATACGGTCAGCAAGTGGGTCAGTCGCTTCAATGTTGAAGGCTTAGCTGCCTTACAGCCTCGACATGGCGGTGGGGCAGTAGTGCAATACAGCGAACCAGAAAAACAACGCATCCTGTCCGAATTTCAGCGTCAACCAGAGCGGCAGAAAGAGGGCACGGCAACCTGGTCAGTAGCTACACTTCAACGGGCTTTGCGTCAGGCTCCTGATGGCTTAACCCAAATCAGTACTTATACAATTTGGCAGGTACTCAAAGAGGCGGGCTATAGCTGGCAAAAGAGCCGCAGTTGGTTAAAAACTGGACAGGTGAAGCGCATACGCAAAGGCAAGCTAGTAGTAGTAACTGACCCAGATACCGTGGCAAAAAAAAACTGA
- a CDS encoding transposase produces the protein MWCEDEAGPFGTAPYPGSNWQPVGKPTRQEHEYIRNGTAKLLTLFHPATGQVRVKGVTSCTNAVLHEWLKQELASVVQSLPTPARLLKPEENQRLWKSWQQGLKVRFTLPHDLPPLRMLLVMDNLVGHKTPQLVLWLCAHGIMPLYTPLGGSWLNMAESIQRILKRRALEGHHPQTAYQIIEWLEATAFGWNQQPTPFVWAGLRAQRRDRARQRFHSLGGSGACTHRPLRRTTIAKNNGNTHTK, from the coding sequence GTGTGGTGCGAAGACGAGGCGGGACCATTTGGCACTGCTCCTTACCCTGGTAGCAATTGGCAGCCAGTAGGTAAACCGACACGGCAAGAACATGAATATATCCGTAATGGCACAGCCAAGCTGTTAACGCTATTCCATCCCGCTACTGGGCAAGTACGAGTTAAGGGTGTTACCAGTTGTACCAATGCTGTGTTGCACGAATGGCTCAAGCAAGAATTAGCTAGTGTTGTACAATCACTGCCAACTCCAGCTCGATTACTCAAGCCTGAAGAAAATCAACGGTTATGGAAAAGTTGGCAGCAGGGGTTGAAAGTACGCTTTACACTCCCACACGACTTACCGCCACTGCGAATGTTGCTAGTGATGGATAACTTGGTCGGACATAAAACTCCCCAGTTGGTATTGTGGCTGTGTGCTCATGGCATCATGCCGCTCTACACACCTCTTGGCGGTAGCTGGCTGAATATGGCTGAGTCGATTCAACGAATTCTCAAACGCCGAGCTCTAGAGGGGCATCATCCGCAAACAGCCTATCAAATTATTGAGTGGTTGGAAGCAACTGCTTTTGGATGGAACCAACAACCAACGCCGTTTGTCTGGGCAGGATTACGAGCGCAACGTCGAGACAGAGCGCGTCAAAGATTTCACTCTCTTGGTGGTTCTGGTGCCTGTACGCATCGTCCTCTTCGGCGGACAACTATTGCCAAAAATAATGGCAACACTCATACCAAATGA
- a CDS encoding PriCT-2 domain-containing protein, producing MTQINTRNPLQQNLLTELSALPDDWRFTPVNGNKQPYLEDWQIKHFSKKELAEHIKYDSWCRAIGLLCGTPSGGLLLVDFDGESCNEYFPKLFDVPVSGLPDTVTVTSGRPGRCQRVYRVPQEYWSSIKSKDFKTGVKGDDGKDEQIELRWDGRQSVVAGAHPKTGSYKWLPGKSHREVAVAEAPIYLIDKMKRPVDPPRPVYTRNYNGNGDVALARECLAALNPCRAGVYQSDGGWLDVGMALHSVGDDSLLDDWDRWSQQSDKYKSGECEKKWSSFRGSGLNIGSLCYWAKQDGWKSSKQNNQGRQEMSVETREEEFKIALTEICKEEDPDLVALKKATVATNFKISVQEINRLLKQKEQAEEARHVEDYVFNTDSLFEEELAEDFLVPGILPRGGSVILAGDAKAGKTLLLGHLV from the coding sequence ATGACACAAATCAATACTCGGAATCCCCTCCAGCAAAATCTTTTAACAGAATTATCAGCACTTCCTGATGATTGGAGATTTACACCAGTTAACGGAAACAAGCAACCATATCTAGAAGATTGGCAAATAAAGCACTTCTCCAAAAAAGAGCTAGCAGAACATATCAAGTATGATAGCTGGTGTAGAGCCATTGGTTTGTTATGTGGTACACCTTCAGGAGGTTTGCTGCTAGTAGATTTTGACGGTGAATCCTGCAACGAATACTTTCCTAAATTATTTGATGTGCCTGTTAGCGGTCTGCCTGATACGGTGACGGTAACATCTGGCAGACCAGGAAGATGTCAGCGAGTCTATCGAGTACCCCAGGAGTACTGGAGCAGCATCAAGAGTAAAGATTTTAAAACTGGTGTCAAAGGTGACGACGGTAAAGACGAACAGATTGAGTTGAGGTGGGATGGTCGCCAATCAGTAGTAGCAGGGGCGCATCCAAAAACGGGTAGCTATAAATGGCTCCCTGGAAAGTCTCATAGAGAGGTTGCGGTAGCCGAAGCACCAATCTACCTAATAGATAAGATGAAACGTCCTGTAGACCCTCCCAGACCCGTCTACACGCGCAATTACAACGGCAATGGCGATGTTGCATTAGCTAGAGAGTGCTTGGCTGCATTAAACCCATGCAGAGCAGGCGTATACCAATCTGACGGTGGTTGGCTTGATGTCGGAATGGCATTGCATTCAGTTGGAGATGATTCGCTACTGGACGACTGGGACAGGTGGAGCCAGCAGTCGGATAAATACAAATCGGGTGAATGCGAAAAGAAATGGAGCAGCTTCAGAGGTAGCGGATTAAATATCGGTTCTCTCTGCTACTGGGCAAAACAAGATGGATGGAAATCTAGTAAACAAAACAATCAGGGTAGACAAGAAATGAGCGTAGAAACGAGAGAAGAAGAATTTAAAATTGCTCTCACAGAAATTTGTAAAGAAGAAGACCCAGATTTAGTAGCTCTAAAGAAAGCGACGGTTGCTACCAATTTCAAAATAAGCGTACAGGAAATTAATAGATTACTGAAACAGAAAGAGCAGGCAGAAGAGGCGCGGCACGTAGAAGATTATGTTTTCAACACCGACAGTCTTTTCGAGGAGGAGCTTGCAGAGGATTTCCTAGTTCCTGGTATATTACCCAGAGGTGGGAGCGTTATTCTTGCAGGCGATGCAAAAGCGGGAAAAACCCTACTACTGGGTCATTTGGTATGA
- a CDS encoding tyrosine-type recombinase/integrase, whose protein sequence is MEIIRNSIRLRFRVDGKQKAYHLGLHDNDEGRKKAKLIGKQIEMDLLAGNFDATFEKYRINPATGKLKQETPKTVSELFADFIAWKAEYIYRRTVQKYKTLLNHLEMSGISTKIAKGLTVDDVSCFCSYSKQAIEPVTLKERLQLLSACWDWAKLENNHWKTAVKAIKVPPKQPPRPFTKQEIQAILGAFSELSPGYLPYVQFLFSTGVRTSEAIGLQWKHIADDCSTIWIGESLSKGVRKATKTNKARTIPLNPKVKQMLVELGRGDAEDLVFTTPAGYPIDDDNFARRYWRPALKKAGVDYRRPYNTRHTFISHALQSGLSPVQVASLTGHSVEILFTHYAGVIEKPELPELF, encoded by the coding sequence ATGGAGATTATTCGTAATAGTATCAGGCTCAGGTTTAGAGTCGATGGGAAGCAGAAAGCATACCACCTTGGTTTGCACGACAACGATGAAGGCAGAAAGAAAGCCAAGTTAATAGGCAAGCAAATCGAAATGGATTTGCTAGCTGGCAACTTTGACGCAACATTTGAGAAATATCGAATTAATCCAGCTACAGGCAAACTCAAGCAAGAAACACCCAAAACAGTATCGGAGCTGTTTGCAGACTTTATTGCTTGGAAGGCAGAGTATATTTACAGGCGGACAGTCCAAAAATACAAAACTCTGCTGAATCACTTAGAGATGAGTGGTATTAGCACCAAGATAGCCAAGGGTTTGACTGTTGATGACGTTAGCTGCTTTTGCTCGTATTCCAAGCAAGCAATCGAGCCTGTAACCCTCAAGGAAAGATTACAGCTTTTGAGTGCGTGCTGGGACTGGGCGAAGTTGGAGAATAATCACTGGAAGACCGCTGTAAAAGCAATTAAAGTACCACCCAAGCAACCGCCTAGACCATTCACCAAGCAAGAGATTCAAGCGATTCTAGGCGCATTTTCCGAGCTGTCTCCTGGCTATCTACCCTACGTGCAATTCCTCTTCAGCACTGGGGTGCGGACGAGTGAAGCAATTGGATTGCAGTGGAAGCACATTGCCGATGACTGCTCGACTATTTGGATTGGCGAATCGCTGAGTAAGGGAGTTAGAAAAGCTACCAAAACCAATAAGGCTAGAACCATTCCGCTCAACCCCAAAGTCAAGCAGATGTTGGTAGAGCTGGGTAGAGGTGATGCTGAGGATTTGGTATTTACCACGCCTGCTGGTTATCCGATAGACGATGACAATTTTGCTCGTAGGTATTGGCGACCAGCTTTGAAGAAAGCAGGAGTTGATTATCGCCGACCCTACAATACTCGTCACACTTTTATTAGTCATGCGCTCCAGTCTGGTTTAAGTCCAGTCCAGGTTGCTAGTTTAACTGGGCATTCGGTAGAGATTCTCTTTACTCACTATGCTGGAGTAATCGAAAAGCCAGAGCTGCCGGAGTTGTTTTGA
- a CDS encoding DUF5995 family protein gives MKTLFLVTALLFLSPEASTLVNAQELASKKVCEQGLPRCITLVIREMERRYKPLARQCDHDAVFALNYLRTTETFQQTLDEIGYGDPAAVVREDALFADYYFRAYDAYHTGKGNVPPVWQIAFNASQNRSVLGAGNLVLGINAHIQRDLPFVLYELYLKGRPVSYEDHTRVNQFLQQADSLPEVAEKFDPTIDDQDVPGDEDDRQRFETLVQWREGAFRNYERLRNASTDAERMQVAKEIEEFAAQTAQFLQQSFSYPPGTDSSERDAYCQAQQRRK, from the coding sequence ATGAAAACACTCTTTTTAGTAACTGCTCTACTCTTTCTTTCCCCTGAAGCATCTACTTTAGTTAATGCCCAAGAACTTGCATCCAAGAAAGTTTGCGAGCAAGGATTGCCCCGGTGCATTACTCTCGTTATTCGAGAGATGGAACGACGATACAAACCACTGGCTCGGCAATGCGACCATGATGCAGTATTTGCACTCAACTACCTGCGGACTACAGAAACATTTCAACAAACGCTCGACGAGATCGGCTATGGCGATCCTGCTGCGGTAGTTAGAGAAGATGCGCTGTTTGCGGATTATTATTTTCGGGCTTATGATGCTTACCACACAGGTAAAGGTAATGTTCCCCCAGTTTGGCAAATTGCATTCAATGCAAGCCAAAACCGCTCGGTTTTAGGGGCTGGCAACCTAGTTTTAGGGATTAACGCTCATATTCAGCGGGATTTACCATTTGTACTCTACGAGCTTTATCTCAAGGGTCGTCCCGTGAGTTATGAAGACCACACCCGCGTCAACCAGTTTCTCCAGCAAGCGGATTCGCTCCCAGAAGTGGCAGAAAAATTCGATCCGACAATTGACGACCAAGATGTACCAGGCGATGAAGACGATCGGCAGCGATTTGAGACACTAGTGCAGTGGCGTGAGGGAGCTTTCCGCAATTACGAGCGCCTGCGAAATGCAAGTACGGATGCGGAACGGATGCAGGTAGCAAAGGAAATCGAAGAGTTTGCCGCACAAACTGCACAATTTTTGCAACAATCGTTTAGTTATCCACCTGGAACTGACAGTTCCGAACGGGATGCTTACTGTCAGGCGCAGCAGCGACGTAAATAG